A single window of Luteipulveratus halotolerans DNA harbors:
- a CDS encoding TetR/AcrR family transcriptional regulator yields MGATSCLIFRATRIGEGSGVLARGRVDPCERRKDLTVPDAGTGERGDRTRGDRASTRAAIKRAGRHQLRTSGPAGVGMRAIARNVGIPPSSLYRFYADRAALLNDLRVDAYKRLIDAIIAGRDAAGSSDPLTCWHAVATAFRRWALAFPDEFGLLYNAPGSGDEPWSPEVYEQRGRAGAVVAQLIADAVHAGQLTRPTEGTSVRQDQPPWTDRTSQHFDPVVIQVAMGAWAALVGHLSIESRRTDLIVDPELHFSEFLAAVTYGMGFDQPGPAER; encoded by the coding sequence GTGGGAGCAACAAGTTGTCTCATTTTTCGAGCGACCCGGATCGGCGAGGGCTCAGGTGTGCTAGCGCGCGGGCGAGTTGATCCGTGCGAGCGGCGGAAGGATCTGACAGTGCCCGACGCGGGGACTGGTGAACGCGGTGACCGCACCCGGGGCGACCGGGCGTCCACTCGTGCCGCGATCAAGCGCGCTGGCCGGCACCAGCTGCGCACCTCTGGGCCGGCCGGGGTCGGGATGCGCGCCATCGCGCGAAATGTCGGCATTCCACCCTCGAGCCTCTACCGCTTCTACGCTGACCGCGCCGCCCTACTGAACGACCTGCGTGTCGATGCCTACAAGCGCCTGATCGACGCGATCATCGCTGGCAGGGACGCTGCTGGGTCGAGCGATCCGCTGACGTGCTGGCATGCCGTGGCGACCGCCTTCAGGCGGTGGGCACTGGCGTTCCCGGACGAGTTCGGACTGCTGTACAACGCGCCGGGTAGCGGGGACGAGCCATGGTCGCCCGAGGTCTACGAGCAGCGCGGGCGGGCCGGAGCGGTGGTCGCGCAGCTCATCGCCGATGCCGTGCACGCGGGCCAGCTCACGCGGCCGACGGAAGGAACCTCGGTGCGTCAGGACCAGCCGCCGTGGACCGACCGGACATCACAGCACTTCGACCCGGTCGTTATACAGGTCGCCATGGGCGCGTGGGCAGCCCTGGTGGGCCACCTCAGCATTGAGTCGCGACGCACCGACCTCATCGTCGACCCCGAGCTGCACTTCAGCGAGTTCCTGGCTGCGGTGACCTACGGAATGGGCTTCGACCAGCCCGGACCGGCCGAGCGCTGA